Sequence from the Opisthocomus hoazin isolate bOpiHoa1 chromosome 7, bOpiHoa1.hap1, whole genome shotgun sequence genome:
CCTTATCAGAGCAATCCTATGGATATGTTGAATTTTACAGTATTGTTGTCTGGCCACAGTAAACAGACTAACTGAACACAGCCCCTGTGGGCTCCCTCCCATCTTCTTATTTCCTTCAGGTTTTTTACTGGGAATTACAGAGCACTTTATTGCCAGGATAATGTAAACAGTTTAACCCCCTGCAGGGTATGGTCAGGCTTTGCCTTGTGTTTTTTATAGAATTAATAAACTGTTTTGAGCTTTCCCTGAGCTTTCATTTCTCAGCAATTTCTTTTATTAATCTTTGCAGGGGCCAGCAGCATCTTACCTGAATCTGTCTCCTGGCAGCTAGAAGACTGTCATGGTTAGCAGAACCTGGAAGTGGAGGGTAGTATGTGGGAAACACACTCTTCACCTCCCAGGGCCCCTTGGTCATTCTGCAAGTTAATGAAGTAGAAAAGGGTTTAATTATGAGAGCTAAAGAGGTATGGATGTTACAGtcaaaagaggaggagaaaaaatgttCCCACTCCGAAAaatttctctctttatttttataatttttttgtaaGGAGGCTTTTCCTGCTTGAAATTTGAGGCAATTTTGGATGCATCAGGATTGCGCACAGTGAAAACCCCAAAATCTACCAGACCATCAGTAGGACACTGTAAGGTGGCTAATAGGCACCAGGAAAAGCCAGATAGCTGGAAAGGGAAAGAGACTACTCCAGCATCTGATGAATTCATGAAAGAAGCCAGAAAGGAAAGCAATCTTTTGATTCAAAAGATAAATGCCACACTaggttttttttgctgcttcaACCATCTGCTGCAACTGTAATCAGCATTTACTGGCCATAGCAACTACAGGCTTATGAAGGAGTTACTGCACCTCAAAGAGATTATTGATGAAGGTAACACACCTGAAATTAACCTGCTTTCCGTTGACTCTCATCCAGCTCAAATATTTGCTGCCAAATCAGCTGAAGGAAAGAGCAGTCAGAAGGTTGCTCTGATTTCACGCCAGCACCTCTATACCCTCAGCTGGGTGCTTGCTTTGGTGTCACTGCAAGGAGAAAACCAGACACCAGCgacgcagcccagcccagcagctgccacTCAGCAGCAAAAGACTGGAGATAACAATACTTGTCTGGGGTGGTTACTTTACTTTCCTTAAATTACTGACACAAATCCTGAAGAGCTTTTCTACTGATGATACTGTCTAGGGTTTGGTATCTCCTGTCGCCTGGCCTGGTTGTAGTCCACACCTAGAGTAACCTAAACACCTAGCACTAACCTCCCTCTCTCCTAGCCCGATCTATCTGTTATCTGGAAGAGCTGTAACTGTGCCAATGCCTGGATGAGCCCTCCACAGAGTCCAGCCTACTCAACCCTTCTTTTCTGCATTGCCTAACTCAGCTGTTGCCTGGCCATCACAAACAGAAAGCTAAGCGCAGCCTAGCTTCCTCCCGTTGTAGTTGTGGGTGCTACCTTATGCTACCTGTAGACTTCCTTAGCCTAGCTTTGCCTAGCCAAAAGCCTCCTGCACCTTCACCGGAGGCCAGGCTAAGCCTACGCACTGTCCCCTCTAGGCTAGACTTATTGCTTCCTAGACCTGCTCCACCTGAGCCCTAGTCATACACTCAGCTAGTGAAACCCATGCCCCGAACGTCGTGTTTCCCGGCTTAGCCCCACTGCAGCAAAGCCAGGCTACAGGGATACCATTAACTCAGCTGCAGCCTGTCTGGTGCTTCACAGCCAGCAGTCCCCAAATACAAGCTCTTTTCCCATTTCTGCACAGTATGGTCAAGCTCACCTGTGTCTTTCTGCCAGCAAGTTTAAAGGGACCTGGCTCTGTCTAACACCTCGAGGCGCTATGGATTAGCAGACAACGCTGTGAAACAGTGAAGTGCTTATTTTATTCCCAGTGAGAGCAATATGCCCAAATGCATGTCTCcaaaactgaaggaaagaaagaatacCTTGCTTGTATACATCAAAATTACAGACAAGAATGTATGACACAAACTACCAGAGAAAACATACATTCAGAAGAGAACTGCTGACTTGAACCCATCATGAGACTTGAGGGCCAGCATGGCCTAAGACATCAGACCTGAGGAACTCAAGTCTGCAAGTCCTTGTGCAGTGCTCTGGACTGGACACTAATCACTCTGTGGCCTGAGATGTTAGaatagccttaaaaaaaaaaaaggcagaacgaTTTTATGCCTCTTTCAATAGTACTGATGGCAGGTTTGAAACACAGCATCAGGGAAACCATTGACGATTCTTTACGGGGGAAGAAAACACCAGGATTTCTCAGACCTGTAGCTGCAGGTTGACTTTGGGTGTTGCAACGTGGCATTTTTATACTgacttttgtttttcagactaAGAACAGCCCTTTAAGTATTGCTTAGAGAGTGGGATATGCTGAATCCAAACCTGTCTTGAAAGAGTTGAATTTACACAGATGTCAGTTCAGCCTGtcagggttgttcagcctggagaagagaaggctccagggaaacgttatggcagccttccagtacctgaaggggcctataagaaagctggagagggactgtttacaagggcatgtagtgacaggacaaagggtaatggctttaaactgaaagagggtatatttacattagatataacaaagaaattctttactatgaggggactgaggcactggcacaggttgcccagagaagctgtggctgccccctccctggcagtgttcaaggccagtttggatgggactctgaggaACCTCctctagcagaaggtgtccctgcccatggcacgggggttggaactggctgatctttaagctcccttccgatccaaactgttctatgattctatgacagtaGTCTTTCAAAAAGCTTCCATGAAATTTCCCACTGTCATTAGTGGGTCATTGTGAGATGGGGAACAGGAAGAGAAGGGAGCCTCAGTAGTCAATGGCTAAGCAGTTAAAAAGCAATAAACACTTCCAACCTTACACAAGACTGGAAAACTGGGAAGTTAGCTCAGCACAGTTCATGCCAATCCCACAACAGTGCCTATTTCACAGCTGGTCAGAccagtttttaaaatgcaaatttcagTCATGCTTTTCACCAGACTTCAAGAGGGGTCACACCTTCTCTTCTACGTAGGCGTATTTCACTGGGAGGATGTGCAGAATATCCCTCTGAAACTGCAAGGGAAATTTTACTTTCTCTTAGAGTCTCTCCCAGAACAGCAGGGTTATGGATTTTTAATTATCTGTAAAACAAAACTGGAACTCTATCAAAGACCAGCAGCATGTAGGTGTCATCTAAAAAGCCTGGCAGGTGCAGCAACCTAGGGACAATGTGAAATTTTATTTGTTCCAAAATTTGGTTTTtggagcaaaaccaaaaaacaagagCAATTTTACTAGAAattactttcttctcttttaccCACGAATACTTAGGTGTTGTTTTGGGCTTGAGGGAACTGGAAGAGATttggcagaaaacagaaaacattttcatggGGAACACAGTTCACATTTTCATGTGAGCAAAACACATTGTTAACAGAAATAGCTGAACAGTCCCCACTGCACCACAGGCCTTCAAAACACAAGTGCACCTCCACTTTCCCATCAAGCATTGGAGCACAAACCGACCCAAATGCTCACACCCAGTGTTTCCAGCAGAACACAGTTTCAGGAATAAGTTATAAATAAATTTGCATAACATGAGTATTAATTAATTAAAGGCTACTTTAGCCACTACTCAACTGACAGACACTTCAGTCTCTGAATTTCTCCATGTTTCTGAAATCTAAAGCTCACGGTCAAGAAGCGGAAGTACAGAAAAGGCTCACAAATGCACTCTGAACTGCCTGGGATTGGCAGAAGTGGCATGTGAATATAGACCCAAGAGAGTTCAGTCGTCCATTCACAACTAAATCAGCGTCCAGCTCCTTGGGAAGACATTGGCCCTTGAGGTGGGAGCAGCCCCAAGGCACTGTCACTGCAGGTGCGCAGAGGGACCCCATACGAAACCCAGTTCTCTCTGCTAGGTGCTACGTCATAGCTACTGCAGagtcctcagtgctgctctcctgCTCCAAGCCCACCCGGCGGATGGACTCCCTGTATTTCTGCCGTCCCAGCTCAATGATGGTTTCGACCTCATCAGCGATGTCCTCACGGCCACTCTCTTTCATGGCTGCAATCAACTTGCTCACACAGTCAGGATCCTCTGAGTTTTGCTGTGCCCATGAGAAAAGCATGTCCAAGATCTGCTTATCAAGGTCCTCTCTGAAGAAAGGGTGAAGCACAGAAGTCACCAAGACGCTCTCCTGACTGGCAACCCAAACAAGGCTTACTTGAGCTGAGCCCATGACTGGAGCCCCAAAGAAGCCATCCAGACACACAAAGCATGCAGTGGACCTGCCTTTTCCCCACCCATTATACAGGAGTTGCAGTTCCTGAACTAAAATGTCTCTAAAAATCTTTTTCCTAATGGAAATATCAAACTAAAGCATTCTGCTTTTGAATGTAAATTCCCCACAGGAACAGTAGTTTGGTCATAACAAGTCTCACTCTCTGCTACTGCTCTGGCTTTTCAGTCAGACTGCACGTCCCATGACGTACCACAAGCTCTTTTTGAATAAAGATGATATTCACAATTAATGCCATAGACCACTGCTCATTGTCAGAGATGGAGTCTGGCCAGGAATCCAGACCACAGAACAAAACAGGAATGCGACTCATCTGAACTACAAAGCTCATCAGGTTTGTTATTTCccaattttgtttttcaaacataaagctttgttttataacagcaagagaaaataatCAGTTTTCCATAAAAAGGTAATGTTTTGAGAAGAACCTTAGCCAACCCATCTTTTATCCAGTGAAACAATTCCAGTGGGAAAACTTTCAACCAGCCAAGCATTAATTTATACCATTACACTGCAGACAGATAGACAGAGATAGATATAATGCATCACTGTTGATCACTGTGTCTTGTCTTACCTGTTATTGTATCCTATGCGCTCAATCTGCTGATAGGTCAAGCCTAGGTTCAGGCCGACGGTCTGCCAGTCAGCTCCCACGCGCCTGGCAATGCTCAGCAGGTTTGCCTGTGTCAGGTAGCCAGTCTCGGCGTTGCCCAGGTtcaagggagggaaggagaagccATTCAGGGGACCAGGGTTCTCACCCCAGCGGGGTTTCAATCGCTGTGTCACACAGACGAGAGAGAGAGAACATGCTAAGCAAATTGTTCTTGCAGAGAACAGTGTCTGGCCATTCAGTCTCCACACTGAAATTTCCTTCCTCCTACTGCGGAGGAAGGAAGATCTTCAGGCTGAAGAGTTAGGCTGTAAGAAGCAAGGAGCACTCATGCTGGCAAACACCAGCAATGATCACCGcctctgaaaaatacaaaatcataGCATTCATAGTCATAGATCACACTGGAaatttcctttcttgtctttccagagCATTTTTCAATGAACCGGCCCCCAAAAGCATATTTGCCTCAGTGGTAAGAGAGCACTTAGTCTAGATTTGTAGTTGAGGCTGCATGTGTCAGAAAGGCATGTGAGATCATGGCACATGATCTAAAGGGAAGCATTCAGCCTACAAaagtattttattgttttaagCTTCTCAAAAATCAATTCAATTCCATAAGCAAAAGTTTCATTTCTCACTGTAACATACAGCCTATCCCTTAAAGGCCTGAGGGTCACACCAGAATATTTATACTTAACGCCTGTATTCAAATCCAGCCTAACTACCTCATCCTagacctttcttttttcctgctgtgtgagCTGTGTTACTAGGAAATTTATAAACAAAACAGACACTTCCCTTAAGTACAGTGAGCTTCCTCCTGTTCTACATCCCTCGTTCATTCAAAGGATTCACCCTCTCTGCCCACCCATCCAACAAGCCTGTGCTTGGCAGGAGAGATGGAGACCACTCCCAGGTATTCACGTTTCTCTGTTCAGAAGAGCTCACGGGCAGTGGGAAATCAACACCAATGACGTGGTTGGGCAGTTATTCATTGCATCCGTTCTCACAAAGGAAGACAATTAGCTGAGCAGGAAGGTCATGCTCTTACCCCATCTAGATTAATTTTTCTGTAGGAGACAAAACAACTCACAGGCAGTTTGATGGGCAGAGTAGCAAGCCAGAGGGAGTCTggtcctttcctcctcctgctggcatCCTCAGGGATGCTCTCGGGAACTGCCCCTCGGTAGAAAGAGACCTTGACAAAAAGAAAGTATCCAGTGAGGCTCACATTCAAGCACAGTGGCCAAGCCTGTTTGCATCATGCCTTTGCTGTCTGGGAAAGAATGAATTCAGTATTTCTCGCCTATCCTCAGTCCATAAATACGGCCTCCCAAttaagtgcaactgggaggagcaCTGAGGTTCTGCCATAAAGGCTGGACTCACGGCCAACACCCCAAAAGTTAATGGCAGGAATGTAAGTCACAGCGCTAAGTGATGAGTGATCCTTTCAGACTGCTCTTCTTGTTTATTCAGGGTTTAGTCAGTGAAATGCAAAGCCAagggaaacaggagaaaaaaagagtcaCCATTGGTGCTCAGAGATTATCATGAGGAGCACTGTAAAAGCAATGATGATGGTGGAGGAAACAAAAAGTCAGTGTGACTGGTTGCTCACCTGGCCTTTTACAGCTTGCCCTTTCCTGTCTACAGGGGAGGTCACATAGATTTCCTTCATGTTCTTCAAGTGGGAGTAAAAAATAAACGAGAGACGTCCATCCACGCAGTCGGGACGATCtgtgcagagaagcagcaaacaCTTGTGCAGAAAAGTGTGCAGCTTTTCAAGCCTGGCAACAGCCCATCACCCACTAGCAGCCTCCATGCTACTACCTACTCCTTCTACTCATGCCTGAAGGAATTGTAACCACCCCCTTCCTCGCTGGGTGACACGGGAAAGCAGTAAAAGAGAATGGCCAAAAGGTGGAGATCAAGTTCAAGAACGGAacgcaaggcaaggcaaggcaagacaTTCAGACGTTGTCAAGTCCATCCTTGGCACCTCCCTCCCATCCTTGGTCCATTCTATCCCTTGGACGGTAGAAACAGCTGCAGAAGCATCCTGTAATGCACAAAAATAGGTCACCTACCTCTTCACCATTTCTGCAGTGggtgcagaaagggaaaaaaatataatcagGTACAACATTCAAATAGTAATTATCTAGAAATTAAGTTAGAGTCCAGCCTAAATCAGGAGAGAAGGACAGATTCTGGCCTCATCAACTCCACTGAAAGTGCACTTTATTCTTCATAGACTTGCGCTTAATTTACGCCAATGAAACTGAACTGTAGGTTCCGGTTTTGCAGAAAATTGCTCAGTTTGCAGCTGTAACAGGTCCAGACACACTGGGGCATAGAACATCATCATGAGTTTTGGTCCTGcactctccttccttctcttctaaTGGCTCCATTAGGGTGAATTCTTTGCTCTGGATTATTTCAGAAACACCtccaaaaaaaatctttacatctGTTCTCTCAGAAATGGGCAACATGAATTAGAGCACCATGGGCATTCCAGTGGGGTGTCGAAGATGCCAGGAAAAGGGCATAGCTGGCTGCAGAAGCAGATCAGTCATAACATAAACACACTTGGCTATTGCCCTCTGCAGACTACAACAGCATGAGAGGAAATTAAAGTCTGCAAACAGCACTTTCATAGGGAAAAGTAAACACAAAAGTTGGATGACCAGAGGATGTGATAAGTGCAATGTCCATGGGCTAGCTGCTGTGAGTAGTTCGCAAGCTGGAGACAGAAAGTAATGCCATGGAGGAGTATAGCTCTCAGCAGAAACATGCCTAGGGCTAGAGAAGCACAAGAGGTAGGAGCAGAAAGCAGCCCAGTACTACCATACCCATATCGATGCTGATGCCTCGCTCAAAAGCTGCAAAAAATTGTTCTCCCTCAAACATTTCCACCATGTCGGACGGCTCAGGCCCTCGATAGCGGTCCTGCAGCTTCTTCAGCACTGGGTCAACCTGACAAGGATGACAACACAGGACCTGTGTTTGGTCTGATGCACATCTGTCCTCTGACCCATGTCCCTATGCCCATGATGTTCCTCTCACTCACCTTCAACAGGGAAAGTCCATTTTACATGGATAGGATGTAAAAGAATGAACAAACACCCACCCCCTCCTATCCAAGGTACGTTCAGTACAGACAAAGAAGTGGTGCTCTGAGTTTTGTGGCTTCCCTATTTCTCTTCTCAGGTAAAGAGCAGAAAAGCCTATGAGGACTAACAAAACTGCcaataaaaaagcattttcagcaaTGTCTTTATCTTTTTAAGTGGTCAGTAACCTTCAAAGACAGGGAGGGATTTACTTGCTACCTTGTCCCCCTCACAGTATGCCACTACAAGACATTTTctcagtgttgtggtttaaccccagctgtcAACTAAGCACCCAACAGCCACTTGCTTACTCCCCctcggtgggatgggggagagaatcagaagggtacaagtgagaaaactcatgggttgagataaagacaatttaataggtaaagcaaaagccacgcacacaagcaaagcaaaacaaggaattcagtcactgcttcccatgggcaggccggtgttcagccatctccaggagagcagggctccgacacgcgtaacggttacttgggaagacaaatgccatcactccaaatgtcccccctTCCTTCATCTCCCCCCTccactttatatgctgagcatgacaccgtacggcatggaatatccctttggtcagctggggtcagctgtcctggccatgtcccctcccagcttcttgtgcacctccagcctactcactggtggggtggtgtgaggagcagaaaaggccctgactttgtgtaagcactgctcagcagtaactaagaCATCCTGTGTTATCAGAGTTCTTCTcaaactaaatccaaaacacagcactataccagctactaggaagaaaattaactccatcctagCCGGAACCAGGACACTTTGCAAAAAGCCACATACTACAACAGCACACAGCTGAGGACACCAGAAAGCTCATTTCGGCTTTGCAGCCTGTGATCACAGTCAGACCTGGGGTCTCAGAGGCAGTGCAAGAGCCAGGCTAGAGCTGTGGTGTCTCTTCCTCTTTCTATTTGTAACAGTAAACCTTCTTTCTCACCCCATGACCATTCCCAGCAGGAATACAGACACTCCTGAACCCTAATCTCATTGCCAGTGCAATTGCTGCCTCCTCTGGAAACAATTTTAGCCCAGAGCCTAAGAGACAAAGAATCCTTAAAGATGTTTATGCCCACAAGTCATTTCAATACAGgagaacaaacaaagaaaaaaacgaGCAACCAGATCAGAGGATTACGGAGAGAGTTGGATATGCAGCCCAGTTCTGGCAGTCTGACAAAATACCCCTCACCTCACTGAGCTGCGCTGTCTGTCAAGGTACATGCTCCACAAACACAGATGCACACTTACTTTGCTAACATCTGAAGCAACACTGCTGAGGGCCGATACCCCTACGGCAGAGGTGGCAGAAGAGAATGCATGAGTGCTTCCCATCTCCTTCTGTACAAAGTCAGCCAGATTAGCTCAAACTAATAGCATAACCTAACCTGATATTGCGTGGAAGCAGATTAAGAAGGGCTCATCTGTTCTGTTCCACCCCTTGAACAGTACAATGAACATCAGGAAGAGTACCATTTCTAACCACTCCAGCTGAAACCAAAGCAGTGCTTCTGCACACACTACTAGCCCATGTCAGACCAGTGACGTGTTAACTTTAATATCTTTGACTGAAGTTTAAGACAACATGTTTTGCCTCATGTTTGCTGGATGCTAAGAGCACACACATGGCCAGTTACTGTGGCTCAGGTGATTTTAGCAGCCCAGTCCTCAAGGTTAGCAGGGGGAGGAAACCACCACATGGCATCTACCGCTGCATAGAAtgagttttcctttttccctcaGCTCCCGGTGAGCTGGTATCACACTACCAACACAGTGTGGTGACAGCACACCCCAGCCATGACCCTGGGGCAGTGAACAGGACCATTTGGTGCACTGCTGCCATTACATCCTACAAAGGGAGGCCCAGGAAGCCCAGGAGCAAGGCAATGCAACTCAGATCAGACCTTGTGCTTGGGGACACACTGTAGCAGGACTTGCTCGGGGTCCTTCTTCCTCTGCAGAGCAATGAAGTTCACCTGGTACATACGCAGCCGCTCATAGACTTTCTTGGCAATGCCTCCAATGTAGGTCTTGGTGGTGTACCACAGCCAGTACCTGGCAGACAAGGAATTAAGAAAAATGAGGGATCCTGCCTAGGAAGAGAAGCCGGTGTCACACCCACAGGACTGTAAAGTATGACGGGTAGAGACAAAGTGCTAAGCGGGGTCTGACTTGCAAAGGAAAAGGGAACAGGTAGGGTTAATGGCATGACCCCTGGACAGAGTGTGGGaaaagcaaggcagaggaataTCTCATCTTCTCCTCAGGACTAATCTTGCACTTACCAGGAGAAGTGAGTGACTTCAAACACTGCATAAAGATGGGTGAATTCCAGCACGACCTGATTGGTAATGTCATCCCAGGTTTGACCCTCCAGGTCACCGTGGAGAAGATGCAGTCTTGACCGATCCAAATTTAGCCCTAAATGCAACAACAGTCAAGAAATGCTATATACAGCAGAAGCTTTTACTCACAACTTTACAAACCTAGCCACAGTTTTGGGGGATTCACCTTTTAAGAGCACCACATTAAGGCTCATGGCCTTCTCTTCAGCATCCAGGACTGAACTTTGgtcaaagaaaagcagcaataaaaggATGAGGCTACCCCAATGCTTCCAGAATATTCTAGCAGAATATGAAGATTTAAACTGATAGTGTGCTAATTTCCACCAACAGATTCATTAGACAATTCCCATCACCAATATCTAGTGTTATTAATTAAGTTCTATCTCTTTCTAAATGTACATCCCACAGACTTATCAATCCTGATGCACTTCAGACATACAAATACCAGGTAGTATTACAATGACGGCCAAGTCGCatccaaaatattttacttcttcaCAAGAAAGCCaggaaaattcaaagaaaataggAATTAGGAGACACAGGGTACTCAGCACACAGAGGAATCCCTGGCAAGGCTGAGGCTGTTTATAGCAGTATTCAGAGCGGGAGATGGCTTAGTGTATGATCATACACTTTTAACTACAGTGGCTTAGCACCTGATTCATGAGCAAGAAATATTCATGAGGAAGTAAGCGAGAGGGCAGACCCCTGGAGGCAGAATGTTCATTACCTACTTCAAGCTATTCCCAATCGTGAATCAAAGTCCTGTTACAAAGCATCTCCTCAGCTGGCAGGAGTGCCTCTCCAGCCCATTATACCAAAGCCAGCAGTCTAAATATGCCTGTGGCTCAGCAGAGAAACCCATTTGCCAAGGCCATTGTCCCAGCTTGTGCTGCTGGTCTGTGAAGCCCAGCGCTGGTCTGCTCGACCTGAACTACCTTCAGCTCCCACCACCCTGCACCACCACTCACTTAGCAGACACACCCTGCTGTTCCTGCAGGAAAAGCAGTAAGCTTTATCATTAACACGAGAGATAAATAAAATTCCCAGCTTGCCATTTGTGGTTTTCCACATACGGAGTTTCTCTTTGCAATTCTGGGAATAAACTAACCTGTGACCCCAGGTGGGAGGGGCAGCTGAATTCTCACTGGCCTGAGAAAATCAACCAGGGAGTCCTGGGAGAGGCAGAGCAGGGGACTGGCTCTGCACCCTGCATTGGCCGTGATTTCCTCTATCTCTTCTGCAGAGACTGGCAGCACCTGGCCGTGGAAGACAGCATGGTGAGTGGAGCAGTCAGGCACCCAAATTCCCACATTACTCACCCAGTTCCCCCAGCAGCCAAATGCTGCTCTTGGCTCAGGGCCCGGTGAGACATGGAAGCACAGTGAACTTTGGCTGAAGTCTGCTCTGATAGTGGTGTCAACCTGGCAAGCTGGGACAGACCAAGGTATTACAATAGCATTTAGGACTATCTAGCAAGTCTACAGAACAATTAAATTTAGTGGGGTGGCTTTAGAATTAGATCCATGTAAATACCCCAACCCAGTCTTACTCACTGAGGTGTTCTGCTAGGCTCAGCATGTTTTGCAAGGGAACAAGAGGCAAAATCTCCTTGTGTTCCCTTCACAGCAGCTAACTGCTGATCTGCTGGAGGGAGCACCGGTAGAACTGCCAGGAGATGCTTTCCCCACACATGGCACCTTCGACCACAGCCCATTTTGCAGGCAGGGAAGCTCAGACAGAAGGTGGTCTGAGATAGGTCAGCCCACAAAGCATCCATGTCAGACACAAATGGACCACCCTGGGGCGGACATCTCACCTTCAGCTCCCCTGCTTGGCATGGGAGAACAACTGTATTAGGCCTTACCAAAGCTTGTTTTTTAAAGCATGCATACTTGCAGCTTGACACTGCGAGTCTCTTCAGTGACTCCAGGAGGAAAGGTCACTTTGATGTTTGGATCCACACTGGAAAAGAGCAATGTTCCCTCCGCTGGCACTTTGCATTCATTTTGCACAAGTCGAGACACCACCAGGAACCAAGAGAAGTGAAGGACACTACAGTGGGCCACATGCTTCTGTAACAGAAGACAGGGAAGAGAAGACACATAGGCATATAACATAATGCAGTAAAGGCGGGAAAATAAGTGCCAGTAACAGCCGAGCAGACGAAAGCACTAGAACAGGGATGAAGCATGGCAGGCTATAACTCATCAACTTCAGGAGACACACCTCCATGAGAGATGAAACCTGGAGCTGAAATCCACTACATTTCATAGCAGCTGGTCAAAATACAGCTCATGAGATATTTCAAATGGTCTCACTCTTGTCTGGGCAAAACTGAAGAGGAGAACAGGAACATGTGCCCCTGGTTATTCCAATCTGCTtacctttgcttttctcttctgctcccctCTTGTTCTCAGATCACTCCAGCTCTGCCCACTGAAGGTCCGAACTACCACCTCACGCTGGTGAAGGGTTTGAGGGGAAGCATATGGCATCCAGATCTGCACCTCCTGGCAAAAAAAGCATTCCCATGAGACACCAATAGGAGGGATAAAACCAAGCCAAGCTCTGCTCTGTGGCTTCCTGTGCAGACAAGAAGGGGGATGGCAAAGCACAGCCTGTGTGCAGGgagtggaggaggagagagggaccTGCTCTGTCCTGTAGCCTCCAGGGAGGAGACAGGAGATGTCAGGTCCGCTAGTATGATGGCAGGAAACGTTCAGCAGCTTGCGGGCAGAAAGGGCAGAGCAACTTTTGCAGTGAGTTGCTGTCAGCCATGACAGGGCTGGCAGTGTAAGTA
This genomic interval carries:
- the PIDD1 gene encoding p53-induced death domain-containing protein 1 isoform X2, with product MQQEGRLKSVGFFGGHARDEFGSCQHGSLTSLPPDVGNLRCLTHLDLSFNSLSTLPSCILHLTSLRALLVSHNSLVALPEDFGNLSKLTYFSAMKNQLKHLPQSIGELAVLQDLDLSENALEFLPEEAGNLHSCTDLDLSGNRLSSIPDSLANLKSLRRLHLHSNLLVTVPASLASLPNLSRLDLQNNCLRAVPPEIQTSPFVRLRGNPLGETEPSLQADESSAGGLRRLFLASGEDSFTVTSEGCKVVLACGIHFYFPPGAASDPLQIYFRTLAPDPQWVKLRHHDVLLSRVLELQPHGVKFQQEVQIWMPYASPQTLHQREVVVRTFSGQSWSDLRTRGEQKRKAKKHVAHCSVLHFSWFLVVSRLVQNECKVPAEGTLLFSSVDPNIKVTFPPGVTEETRSVKLQVLPVSAEEIEEITANAGCRASPLLCLSQDSLVDFLRPVRIQLPLPPGVTGLNLDRSRLHLLHGDLEGQTWDDITNQVVLEFTHLYAVFEVTHFSWYWLWYTTKTYIGGIAKKVYERLRMYQVNFIALQRKKDPEQVLLQCVPKHKVDPVLKKLQDRYRGPEPSDMVEMFEGEQFFAAFERGISIDMDRPDCVDGRLSFIFYSHLKNMKEIYVTSPVDRKGQAVKGQVSFYRGAVPESIPEDASRRRKGPDSLWLATLPIKLPRLKPRWGENPGPLNGFSFPPLNLGNAETGYLTQANLLSIARRVGADWQTVGLNLGLTYQQIERIGYNNREDLDKQILDMLFSWAQQNSEDPDCVSKLIAAMKESGREDIADEVETIIELGRQKYRESIRRVGLEQESSTEDSAVAMT
- the PIDD1 gene encoding p53-induced death domain-containing protein 1 isoform X1, which translates into the protein MQKMAEPLGLRDECGEGALGAPALSGSCLADNRLNLDVYPDGCCRFLQLFEGRQGEVVQVEFLRLSSNDRLLGTTLGILPHLKHVKSLVLKGGHARDEFGSCQHGSLTSLPPDVGNLRCLTHLDLSFNSLSTLPSCILHLTSLRALLVSHNSLVALPEDFGNLSKLTYFSAMKNQLKHLPQSIGELAVLQDLDLSENALEFLPEEAGNLHSCTDLDLSGNRLSSIPDSLANLKSLRRLHLHSNLLVTVPASLASLPNLSRLDLQNNCLRAVPPEIQTSPFVRLRGNPLGETEPSLQADESSAGGLRRLFLASGEDSFTVTSEGCKVVLACGIHFYFPPGAASDPLQIYFRTLAPDPQWVKLRHHDVLLSRVLELQPHGVKFQQEVQIWMPYASPQTLHQREVVVRTFSGQSWSDLRTRGEQKRKAKKHVAHCSVLHFSWFLVVSRLVQNECKVPAEGTLLFSSVDPNIKVTFPPGVTEETRSVKLQVLPVSAEEIEEITANAGCRASPLLCLSQDSLVDFLRPVRIQLPLPPGVTGLNLDRSRLHLLHGDLEGQTWDDITNQVVLEFTHLYAVFEVTHFSWYWLWYTTKTYIGGIAKKVYERLRMYQVNFIALQRKKDPEQVLLQCVPKHKVDPVLKKLQDRYRGPEPSDMVEMFEGEQFFAAFERGISIDMDRPDCVDGRLSFIFYSHLKNMKEIYVTSPVDRKGQAVKGQVSFYRGAVPESIPEDASRRRKGPDSLWLATLPIKLPRLKPRWGENPGPLNGFSFPPLNLGNAETGYLTQANLLSIARRVGADWQTVGLNLGLTYQQIERIGYNNREDLDKQILDMLFSWAQQNSEDPDCVSKLIAAMKESGREDIADEVETIIELGRQKYRESIRRVGLEQESSTEDSAVAMT